A stretch of Rhizobium sp. TH2 DNA encodes these proteins:
- the rplN gene encoding 50S ribosomal protein L14, which yields MIQMQTNLDVADNSGARRVMCIKVLGGSKRKYASIGDVIVVSIKEAIPRGRVKKGDVMKAVVVRTAKDIRRPDGSVIRFDSNAAVLIDNKKEPIGTRIFGPVPRELRAKNHMKIISLAPEVL from the coding sequence ATGATTCAGATGCAAACAAACCTCGACGTTGCCGATAATTCCGGCGCGCGTCGTGTCATGTGCATCAAGGTGCTGGGCGGCTCCAAGCGTAAATACGCGTCGATCGGCGATGTCATCGTCGTTTCGATCAAGGAAGCCATCCCGCGCGGCCGTGTGAAGAAGGGCGACGTGATGAAGGCCGTGGTGGTTCGCACCGCCAAGGACATCCGCCGGCCGGACGGAAGCGTCATCCGCTTCGACAGCAACGCAGCCGTTCTCATCGACAACAAGAAAGAGCCGATCGGCACCCGTATCTTCGGACCGGTTCCGCGCGAACTTCGCGCCAAGAACCACATGAAGATCATCTCGCTGGCTCCAGAAGTTTTGTAA
- the rplX gene encoding 50S ribosomal protein L24, producing MQKIRKGDKVVILTGKDKGRSGEVLQVIPKEDRAVVRGINLVKRHQRQSASQEAGIITKEAPIHLSNLAIADPKDGKPTRVGFKIDGDKKVRVAKRSGATIDG from the coding sequence ATGCAAAAGATTCGCAAAGGCGACAAGGTCGTCATTCTTACTGGCAAGGACAAGGGCCGTTCGGGCGAAGTCCTCCAGGTCATACCCAAGGAAGACCGTGCGGTCGTCCGTGGCATCAATCTGGTGAAGCGCCATCAGCGCCAGTCCGCTTCGCAGGAAGCCGGCATCATCACCAAGGAAGCCCCGATCCACCTGTCCAATCTGGCGATCGCCGACCCCAAGGACGGCAAGCCGACCCGCGTCGGTTTCAAGATCGACGGCGACAAGAAGGTTCGCGTGGCAAAGCGTTCGGGAGCGACGATCGATGGCTA
- the rpmC gene encoding 50S ribosomal protein L29 → MKAADVRALSEDQMKDELAKLKKEQFNLRFQKATGQLEKTARFDEIRKDIARIKTVARQKAAGTKA, encoded by the coding sequence ATGAAAGCCGCCGACGTTCGCGCATTGAGCGAAGACCAGATGAAGGACGAGCTCGCCAAGCTCAAGAAGGAGCAGTTCAACCTGCGCTTCCAGAAGGCGACCGGCCAGCTGGAGAAGACCGCACGTTTCGACGAGATTCGTAAGGACATTGCCCGCATTAAAACCGTCGCCCGCCAGAAGGCGGCCGGCACCAAGGCTTGA
- the rpsQ gene encoding 30S ribosomal protein S17, producing MPKRILQGTVVSDKNDKTVVVRVERRFAHPLLQKTVRRSKKYKAHDELNAVKTGDVVSIEECAPISKDKRWKVVSTHS from the coding sequence ATGCCGAAACGCATTCTGCAGGGCACTGTCGTCAGCGACAAGAATGACAAGACCGTCGTGGTCCGCGTCGAACGTCGCTTCGCCCATCCCTTGCTTCAGAAGACGGTCCGCCGTTCCAAGAAGTACAAGGCACATGACGAACTGAATGCCGTGAAGACCGGCGATGTCGTTTCCATCGAGGAATGCGCGCCGATCTCCAAGGACAAGCGTTGGAAGGTTGTGAGCACTCACAGCTAA
- the rplP gene encoding 50S ribosomal protein L16, with protein sequence MLQPKKTKFRKQFKGRIHGVAKGGFDLTFGEYGLKAQEPNRVNAREIEAARRAITRHMKRAGRVWIRVFPDVPVTKKPTEVRMGKGKGSVEYWACKVKPGRVMFEIDGVSEELAREALRLGSAKLSVKTRFIQRIAE encoded by the coding sequence AACGAAGTTCCGCAAGCAGTTCAAGGGCCGCATCCATGGTGTTGCCAAGGGTGGTTTTGACCTGACTTTCGGTGAATATGGGCTCAAGGCCCAGGAACCCAACCGGGTTAACGCCCGCGAGATCGAAGCGGCTCGCCGCGCGATCACCCGTCACATGAAGCGCGCCGGCCGCGTCTGGATCCGCGTGTTCCCGGACGTTCCGGTCACCAAGAAGCCGACCGAAGTCCGCATGGGCAAGGGTAAGGGTTCGGTGGAATACTGGGCATGCAAGGTCAAGCCCGGCCGCGTCATGTTCGAGATCGACGGTGTGAGCGAAGAACTCGCGCGTGAAGCCCTTCGTCTCGGCTCGGCCAAGCTTTCGGTCAAGACGCGCTTCATCCAGCGCATTGCCGAATAA